One genomic window of [Clostridium] scindens ATCC 35704 includes the following:
- a CDS encoding YobI family P-loop NTPase yields MAKDDYHFERLTPINDIELKVYEEAINYVFENQDIKNVAISGAYSAGKSSVLESYKKKHSGLQFLHISLAHFQSPDLEEETKDADKNDHEENEGVKESVLEGKILNQLIHQIPSDKIPQTNFRVKRKIKRSDIAKSTVIIFMLVLMILYFIFFKFWKKYVLSLPDNILKSILSWSISQYSLLISGIILTILLGTVIYGVVKIQKNKNVFRKLNLQGNEIEIFEESNDSYFDKYLNEVLYLFENAEVDAIVFEDMDRFNVNSIFERLREVNTLVNIRLQKDDKKIIRFFYLLRDDIFVSKDRTKFFDYIIPVVPVLDSSNSYDQFLDLLKIGGILELFDMNFLQGLSLYIDDMRLLKNIYNEFVIYYNRINTTELDCNKMLAMITYKNLFPRDFSELQLNQGFVYSLFDKKDEFIKNELEEIENQQEDAQKFIDELKTESLVEIRELGAAIAYKYLRNYNWYSYSDDDLDDFIMRYLNGDRLKEYVHRKKIIEDRSSGRISQLEEQIWNLEKQKSIIKNKQLCKIINRKNLNTIFSIISTNEIGIVREFKEIKSSEYFDLLKYLIRNGYIDETYSDYMTYFYENSLSRVDKIFLRSISDSRAKEYTYRLKNPKLVVSRLKIVDFDQEETLNFDLFAYLLKTPDEVEYLNRFINQLKNTNNYKFVGTFFDTRTALPEFVRNLNIRWPEMLAEAIYEKNLSEKQVWKYSIYTLCYSESDTICLMNQDNAISDYISNERNYLSINDDAYIDKLIAGFKLLEVKFKGIDYDKSNKVLFQRIYEESLYMINSENIQLMLCKMCGIEDQEEILHKNYSILCSISDSAITQYIEKNITQYIEVMLQMCKGLIMDDEQAIVSILNNFNITKEQNEKYIQCLKTVISQIVQVEDPSLWGILLDNDSVDYSEENISAYFEKLQGTEIDHTLVSFINRHDMILDFSDYDCIEESKKQMFISFISCNDVENTRYEKLLSSFKLELKEFAISGISDEKIDILIKISIIQMTKVNLVFMRNEYSDHVLNFINENINQYVDIMDDEIFSLQELLEVLRWKVSDEIKMKLMSFTNQEISIINEHYSTKVCMYILENNFSKSDLPELLQSYDNWNKEVQAKIYALALIYISDIIANPQNVSSQLKDRLLYSMELKIESRIDLLIAMLSDLNVEYVKNLLVEWGLKDYIKIFDNRSRPRFIINSTNKKILDAFREKGWIERYEEDTNKAGFYKIKKGKGLRQLPKELL; encoded by the coding sequence ATGGCAAAAGATGACTATCATTTTGAACGATTAACACCAATTAATGATATTGAGCTGAAAGTATATGAAGAGGCAATCAATTATGTATTTGAGAACCAGGATATAAAGAACGTAGCTATTTCGGGTGCATATAGTGCGGGTAAAAGCAGCGTTTTGGAGTCATACAAGAAGAAACATAGTGGGTTACAGTTTTTACATATTTCTCTTGCACATTTTCAATCTCCAGATTTAGAAGAAGAAACAAAGGATGCTGACAAAAATGATCATGAGGAAAATGAAGGAGTTAAAGAATCTGTATTAGAGGGAAAAATATTGAATCAACTGATACACCAAATACCTTCTGATAAAATCCCTCAAACTAATTTTAGAGTTAAGAGAAAAATAAAGCGATCGGATATTGCGAAAAGCACAGTAATAATATTTATGTTAGTGCTTATGATACTATATTTCATTTTTTTTAAATTCTGGAAAAAATATGTGTTATCACTGCCGGACAATATATTGAAATCGATTTTATCGTGGTCCATTAGTCAATATAGCCTGCTGATCAGTGGGATAATCTTGACCATACTATTAGGGACCGTGATTTATGGAGTGGTAAAAATACAGAAGAATAAAAATGTATTCCGGAAATTGAATCTTCAAGGGAATGAGATTGAGATATTTGAAGAGAGCAATGATTCATATTTTGATAAATATCTTAATGAAGTGTTGTATTTGTTTGAGAATGCAGAGGTTGATGCGATTGTTTTTGAAGATATGGACCGTTTCAATGTAAATAGTATATTTGAGCGACTGCGAGAGGTAAATACTCTTGTAAATATCCGGTTACAAAAGGATGATAAAAAAATTATACGTTTTTTCTATTTGCTGCGTGATGATATTTTTGTATCAAAAGATAGAACAAAGTTTTTCGACTATATCATTCCTGTTGTACCTGTTTTAGACAGTTCCAATTCCTATGATCAATTTCTTGATCTCTTAAAAATCGGCGGGATTTTAGAACTCTTTGATATGAATTTTTTACAGGGGTTATCATTATATATTGATGATATGCGTCTGTTAAAAAACATTTATAATGAATTCGTGATTTATTATAACCGTATAAATACGACCGAATTGGATTGTAATAAAATGCTTGCCATGATTACATATAAAAATTTATTTCCACGTGATTTCAGCGAATTACAGTTGAATCAGGGATTTGTGTACTCTTTGTTTGATAAGAAAGATGAATTTATAAAAAATGAACTAGAAGAAATAGAAAATCAACAGGAAGATGCACAAAAGTTTATAGATGAATTAAAAACAGAATCTCTTGTTGAAATCCGAGAGTTGGGTGCTGCTATTGCATATAAGTATTTAAGGAATTACAATTGGTATTCATACAGTGATGATGATTTAGATGACTTTATAATGCGATACTTAAATGGAGATCGTTTAAAAGAATATGTGCATCGTAAAAAAATCATAGAGGATAGATCATCAGGGCGTATTTCTCAATTAGAAGAGCAGATATGGAATTTAGAAAAGCAAAAAAGTATTATAAAAAATAAACAGCTTTGCAAAATAATTAATCGCAAAAATTTAAATACAATTTTTAGTATTATAAGCACAAATGAAATTGGGATTGTTAGAGAATTTAAGGAAATAAAAAGCAGCGAGTATTTCGATCTCTTAAAATATCTTATCCGTAATGGGTATATTGATGAAACCTATAGCGATTATATGACATATTTTTATGAAAATAGCCTGAGTCGTGTGGATAAAATTTTCTTGCGTAGTATTTCAGACAGCAGGGCAAAAGAGTATACATACCGTTTGAAAAATCCTAAATTAGTGGTTTCAAGGCTCAAAATTGTGGATTTTGATCAAGAAGAGACCTTAAACTTTGACTTGTTTGCTTATCTATTAAAGACACCGGATGAAGTGGAATACTTAAATAGATTTATAAATCAGCTTAAAAACACAAATAATTATAAATTTGTCGGGACTTTTTTTGACACTCGAACAGCGTTACCTGAGTTTGTTCGAAATCTTAATATCAGATGGCCAGAGATGCTAGCAGAGGCTATTTATGAAAAAAACTTATCAGAGAAACAGGTATGGAAATATTCTATTTACACATTGTGTTATTCGGAAAGCGATACAATCTGCTTGATGAATCAGGATAATGCCATTAGTGATTATATATCAAATGAGCGGAATTATCTTTCGATTAATGATGATGCGTATATTGATAAACTTATTGCTGGATTTAAACTCTTGGAAGTGAAATTTAAAGGTATTGACTATGATAAGTCTAATAAGGTTTTATTTCAAAGGATCTATGAAGAGTCGCTATATATGATAAATAGTGAAAATATTCAGCTTATGTTGTGCAAAATGTGTGGGATAGAAGATCAGGAGGAAATACTGCATAAAAATTATTCGATTTTATGTTCCATATCAGATTCCGCAATCACCCAATATATTGAAAAGAACATAACACAATACATTGAAGTGATGTTGCAAATGTGTAAAGGCCTCATTATGGATGATGAGCAGGCTATAGTATCTATATTAAATAATTTTAATATTACAAAAGAACAAAACGAGAAGTATATTCAGTGTTTAAAAACTGTTATTTCTCAGATAGTACAGGTTGAAGATCCGTCTTTATGGGGAATATTATTAGACAATGATTCGGTGGACTATTCGGAAGAAAACATTTCTGCTTACTTTGAAAAGCTGCAAGGTACAGAGATAGACCATACTTTGGTTTCTTTTATCAATCGTCACGATATGATTCTTGATTTTTCAGATTATGATTGTATAGAGGAATCTAAAAAACAGATGTTTATAAGTTTCATATCATGTAATGATGTTGAGAATACTAGATATGAAAAACTTCTATCATCGTTTAAATTGGAACTTAAGGAGTTTGCTATTTCAGGAATTTCAGACGAAAAGATTGATATTCTGATAAAGATATCTATCATTCAAATGACAAAAGTAAATTTGGTGTTTATGCGTAATGAGTACTCGGATCATGTACTAAATTTTATTAATGAAAATATCAATCAGTATGTGGATATTATGGATGATGAGATTTTTTCTCTTCAAGAATTACTGGAAGTGCTGAGATGGAAGGTTAGTGATGAGATAAAAATGAAGCTTATGTCCTTTACAAATCAGGAAATTTCTATAATTAACGAGCACTATTCAACCAAAGTATGTATGTACATTCTTGAAAATAATTTTTCAAAATCCGATTTGCCTGAATTGCTACAGTCATATGATAATTGGAATAAAGAAGTACAGGCTAAGATATATGCTTTAGCATTAATATATATATCTGATATAATAGCAAATCCCCAAAATGTCTCTTCTCAATTGAAAGACAGATTACTGTACTCTATGGAATTGAAGATTGAGAGTAGAATTGACTTGCTGATAGCAATGCTGTCTGACCTGAACGTGGAATATGTAAAGAACCTATTAGTAGAATGGGGCTTAAAGGATTATATTAAAATTTTCGATAACCGTAGCCGTCCAAGATTTATAATTAACTCTACTAATAAGAAAATATTAGATGCGTTTAGAGAAAAAGGATGGATTGAACGTTATGAAGAAGATACGAATAAAGCTGGTTTTTATAAAATAAAAAAAGGAAAAGGTTTAAGACAATTGCCTAAAGAGTTATTGTAA
- a CDS encoding AAA family ATPase codes for MAQFDWVDFYKAFAKALLHYKGNRSALIQTIKKVYAEIEINLPTLERDNQIVDIDPFTVFGLFNKSKLKESNRVKIITAFARELAVDAAVPTSFDAVPVLNNQNATFYYWIGDRGPDDVDHLWDLFESALEYAKTPSDDKRQMDSKYFDLAINLKGNGNSKITMGLYWIAPDVFLNLDSRNTWYIYESGKLPSDVVDSLPRIEQKISADKYFEIAERLQSYLQSERSALKDFKELSFEAWTYSEQINQEERAAKVQSQRDDKGSALADEDVDTVHYWIYSPGDSAYKWDEFYKHGIMAIGWGEIGDLRVFASKEDMKKKMKETYDSSRPYTNVALATWQFANEMKPGDIVFAKKGMHQIIGRGIVKSDYIFDDSVEDEFKNIRQVDWTDKGEWPHPGQAVMKTLTDITAYTDYVEQLNDLFETEDDIDETEDDDSKFPVYTKADFLYGKEDGRDRVYMSEEDYDTLVGLVRNKKNAILQGAPGVGKTFIAKRLAYSMMGKKNPNRVMLVQFHQSYSYEDFIEGFRPVSSGGFEIKKGAFYNFCKKAQYDPEHEYFFIIDEINRGNLSKIFGELFMLIENDKRGNELHLLYSDEKFFVPKNVYIIGMMNTADRRLAMLDYALRRRFAFFDMKPGFDTEGFFEYRKKLANKKFDKLITTVENLNKVISTDDSLGEGFCIGHSYFCNLDHVSDKTLSDIVEYELIPMLKEYWFDEPPKVQEWTNNLRSAVK; via the coding sequence ATGGCACAATTTGACTGGGTAGATTTTTATAAGGCTTTTGCTAAAGCCTTACTTCATTACAAAGGCAACCGTTCCGCTTTAATTCAAACCATTAAAAAGGTTTATGCAGAGATTGAGATTAATCTGCCTACACTGGAGCGAGATAATCAGATTGTAGACATAGATCCCTTTACCGTATTTGGTTTGTTTAATAAGAGCAAGTTAAAGGAATCAAACAGGGTAAAAATTATTACGGCGTTCGCAAGGGAACTTGCTGTTGATGCTGCAGTTCCTACCTCGTTTGATGCTGTCCCAGTTTTGAACAACCAGAACGCTACCTTCTATTACTGGATAGGAGACAGAGGTCCAGATGATGTTGATCATCTCTGGGATCTCTTTGAGAGTGCATTGGAATATGCGAAGACTCCATCAGATGACAAGAGACAGATGGATTCAAAATATTTTGATCTTGCTATTAATTTGAAAGGCAATGGAAATAGTAAAATTACTATGGGGTTATACTGGATTGCTCCGGATGTATTTCTGAATCTTGACAGTAGAAATACTTGGTATATTTATGAATCTGGCAAGCTCCCGTCTGATGTAGTCGATTCTCTCCCTCGGATTGAACAAAAGATCTCGGCAGATAAATATTTTGAAATTGCAGAAAGACTTCAAAGTTATCTGCAGAGTGAGCGTAGTGCTTTGAAAGATTTTAAGGAGCTCTCTTTTGAGGCATGGACGTATTCTGAACAGATAAATCAAGAGGAAAGAGCAGCTAAAGTTCAAAGCCAGCGTGATGACAAAGGGAGTGCGCTTGCGGATGAGGATGTGGACACGGTCCATTACTGGATCTATTCGCCCGGTGACAGTGCTTATAAATGGGACGAGTTTTATAAGCATGGTATTATGGCAATTGGTTGGGGAGAGATTGGAGATCTGAGGGTATTTGCCAGCAAAGAAGATATGAAAAAGAAAATGAAGGAGACATATGATTCTTCACGTCCTTATACAAATGTAGCCCTTGCTACCTGGCAGTTTGCAAATGAAATGAAACCGGGAGATATTGTTTTTGCAAAGAAAGGTATGCATCAGATTATTGGCAGGGGGATTGTAAAGTCAGATTATATCTTTGATGACAGTGTTGAAGATGAATTCAAAAATATCCGGCAGGTTGATTGGACGGACAAAGGAGAATGGCCTCATCCTGGTCAGGCGGTCATGAAGACGCTGACAGACATTACGGCATATACAGATTATGTTGAGCAACTGAACGATTTATTTGAAACAGAGGATGATATTGACGAGACGGAGGATGATGATTCTAAATTCCCAGTATATACGAAAGCAGATTTTCTGTATGGGAAGGAAGATGGCAGAGATCGAGTCTATATGAGTGAGGAAGATTATGACACCCTTGTAGGGCTTGTTAGAAATAAGAAAAATGCAATCCTTCAGGGAGCTCCGGGAGTCGGAAAGACATTTATTGCAAAGCGACTTGCATATTCTATGATGGGGAAGAAGAATCCGAATCGAGTGATGTTGGTTCAGTTTCATCAGAGTTATTCTTATGAGGATTTTATAGAGGGATTCCGTCCGGTTTCTTCCGGTGGATTTGAGATCAAGAAGGGAGCGTTCTATAATTTTTGTAAAAAGGCTCAGTATGATCCGGAACATGAGTATTTCTTTATCATTGATGAGATTAATCGCGGAAATTTGAGTAAGATTTTTGGAGAATTATTCATGTTGATTGAGAATGATAAGCGTGGAAATGAATTGCATCTGCTTTACTCCGATGAGAAATTTTTTGTACCAAAGAATGTATATATCATTGGAATGATGAATACTGCAGATCGGCGTTTGGCAATGCTGGATTATGCTCTGCGCAGAAGGTTTGCGTTCTTTGATATGAAACCAGGATTTGATACAGAGGGATTCTTTGAGTATAGAAAGAAGTTGGCCAATAAAAAGTTTGACAAACTCATTACTACAGTTGAAAACCTGAATAAAGTAATTTCAACGGATGATTCCCTTGGAGAAGGCTTTTGTATTGGACACAGTTATTTCTGTAATCTGGATCATGTATCAGATAAGACGTTGTCTGATATTGTTGAATACGAGCTGATTCCGATGCTAAAAGAATATTGGTTTGACGAACCGCCGAAAGTACAAGAATGGACAAATAATCTCAGGAGTGCTGTAAAGTGA
- the mcrC gene encoding 5-methylcytosine-specific restriction endonuclease system specificity protein McrC, whose amino-acid sequence MIPIRNIYYMLSYAFQVLNEQGYRKIATEQFHNVADLCAAILIKGISSQLKRGLGQEYVSKTETLSALRGKIDVSESIKTMTMLRNQMVCTYDEFSVNSRMNQIIKATVRMLMYANISKERKKELKKQMLFFSEVAEIDLNTIDWNIRYNRNNQTYRMLISICYLVVKGLLQTKSDGTVRLMDFLDEQRMCRLYEKFILEYYRKEHPEITANASQIFWQLDNDMSDMLPVMQTDIMLSRGDSILIIDAKYYSHIMQTHFDTYSIHSGNLYQIFTYVKNKEIELADKPHVVSGLLLYAKTDETLLPNQTYQMSGNKISVKTLDLDCDFEKIAEQLDEIVDEYFV is encoded by the coding sequence GTGATACCTATACGGAATATTTATTATATGCTTTCTTATGCCTTTCAGGTGCTTAATGAACAGGGATATAGGAAGATTGCTACAGAACAATTTCATAATGTGGCTGATCTGTGTGCGGCGATTTTGATTAAAGGGATTTCATCACAGCTGAAACGAGGACTGGGACAGGAATATGTTTCAAAAACAGAAACCTTATCTGCATTAAGAGGAAAAATTGATGTGTCAGAATCAATCAAAACGATGACGATGCTCAGAAATCAGATGGTTTGTACATATGATGAGTTTTCTGTGAATTCAAGGATGAATCAGATAATCAAAGCTACGGTTAGGATGTTGATGTATGCCAATATCTCCAAAGAACGGAAAAAAGAATTAAAGAAACAGATGCTTTTTTTCAGTGAAGTTGCGGAGATAGATTTAAATACCATTGACTGGAATATTCGATATAACAGGAATAATCAGACATACAGAATGCTGATATCTATCTGTTATCTGGTGGTAAAAGGTCTGCTGCAGACGAAGAGTGATGGAACGGTCCGCCTTATGGATTTCCTGGATGAGCAGAGGATGTGTCGTTTATATGAGAAGTTCATTTTGGAATATTATCGAAAGGAACATCCTGAAATTACGGCAAATGCTTCGCAGATCTTCTGGCAGTTGGACAATGATATGAGTGATATGCTGCCGGTTATGCAGACGGATATTATGTTAAGTCGAGGTGACAGTATTCTGATAATTGATGCGAAGTACTATTCGCATATAATGCAGACGCACTTTGATACATATAGCATTCATTCCGGGAATTTGTATCAGATTTTTACATATGTGAAAAACAAGGAAATAGAACTTGCTGATAAGCCACATGTTGTTTCGGGCTTGTTATTATATGCAAAGACAGACGAGACCCTACTTCCAAATCAAACTTATCAGATGAGTGGAAATAAGATCAGTGTGAAAACGTTGGATCTTGACTGTGACTTTGAAAAGATTGCGGAACAATTGGATGAAATAGTGGATGAATATTTTGTATAG